The following proteins are encoded in a genomic region of Maylandia zebra isolate NMK-2024a linkage group LG1, Mzebra_GT3a, whole genome shotgun sequence:
- the LOC143419841 gene encoding extended synaptotagmin-3-like encodes MGHSNILLLLQWFPLEDVPHGEVHLKLQWFSLQTDTSLLQESNDNFACAILAVYLDNATDLPTSDHQRLRKNSKEAQITKRAAFPNSFVEFSIDSNVQKSKVVYASKDPVWEEGFTFFVRDVNTQQLFVQVKEPEKKNHLGVLNLPLSRLLNTSDLTLDQYFLLEHSGANSQIKLKATLRILNLEEPPPKTFINPSSEVKQQQARKAGNTSVSSPSDAPSSSHTVSSNNTPGPSTPNQETASPNQGYLAQGRGSFQASKKRKSSAIVRRLTSHSLLSQNSITSSSFDPSDEFLFPEAIRNHQGSFGEIELNVRYATLKHKLIVFIIRCRNLLPCSEHGTDSYVRLYLLPDQTWKHRKKTHVKKRMINPVFNEKFEFDVLLQEAQARKLDVSVKNNSILVSQERKDIGSVIIDLSEIDLVKGVTAW; translated from the exons ATGGG CCATTCAAACATCCTCTTACTCTTGCAGTGGTTTCCTTTGGAGGATGTGCCACACGGTGAAGTTCATCTTAAGCTCCAGTGGTTTTCCCTTCAGACTGACACCAGCCTACTGCAGGAG TCCAATGACAACTTTGCCTGTGCCATACTTGCGGTGTATCTGGACAATGCCACAGATCTACCT ACCTCAGACCACCAGAGGCTCAGGAAGAACTCAAAAGAAGCGCAG atCACAAAGAGAGCAGCCTTTCCCAACAGCTTTGTtgaattttccattgacagcaATGTTCAGAAAAGCAAG GTTGTGTATGCTTCCAAAGACCCGGTGTGGGAGGAGGGCTTCACCTTCTTTGTGCGTGACGTCAACACGCAGCAGCTCTTTGttcag GTCAAAGAGCCTGAGAAGAAGAATCACCTCGGTGTTCTCAACCTGCCCCTTAGTCGCCTCCTCAACACCTCGGACCTGACTCTAGACCAGTACTTCCTGCTAGAGCACTCTGGAGCAAACAGCCAGATCAAACTCAAGGCCACGCTCAGG ATTCTTAATTTGGAAGAGCCTCCACCCAAGACTTTCATCAATCCTTCTTCAGAAGTCAAACAGCAACAGGCCAGAAAAGCAGGGAATACCTCAGTCTCCAGTCCCTCCGATGCTCCATCTTCCTCTCACACAGTTTCCTCCAACAATACCCCTGGTCCCTCAACTCCGAACCAAGAGACAGCTTCACCAAATCAAGGTTATTTAGCTCAAGGCCGTGGCTCCTTCCAGGCATCTAAGAAAAGGAAATCATCTGCGATTGTGCGCCGGCTGACCTCTCACAGCCTGCTGTCACAGAACTCCATCACTTCATCCAGTTTTGACCCCTCGGATGAATTCTTATTTCCAGA AGCCATTAGGAATCATCAGGGTTCATTTGGAGAGATTGAGCTAAATGTACGCTATGCAACCCTGAAACATAAGCTTATAGTCTTTATAATCAGATGCAG GAACTTGTTGCCCTGCAGTGAGCACGGCACAGACTCTTATGTCCGCCTGTATCTCCTCCCTGACCAAACCTGGAAGCATCGTAAGAAGACGCATGTCAAGAAGAGGATGATCAATCCCGTCTTCAATGAAAA GTTTGAGTTTGATGTGTTACTTCAAGAGGCACAAGCTAGGAAGTTGGATGTGTCTGtgaaaaacaacagcatttTAGTCTCTCAAGAGAGAAAGGACATAGGTTCG GTAATAATAGATTTATCAGAAATTGATCTAGTCAAAGGCGTCACAGCGTGGTAA